One Longimicrobium sp. DNA segment encodes these proteins:
- a CDS encoding DUF6265 family protein codes for MPASRPILATLAIPIALLALAAPVRAQETPRPLAALAFMSGCWRGDAGVDKSIEEHWTAADSDMMLATTRYLDDNTGRTRAWELSRIVADSAGIALLPAPRGEQRGRFRLTASAPGDARFEDPAHDFPRRILYRRVDARHLAVRIDAGENDREAQEWRLELVACPAPR; via the coding sequence GTGCCCGCATCGCGCCCGATCCTCGCCACGCTCGCCATCCCCATCGCCCTGCTCGCCCTTGCCGCGCCGGTGCGCGCGCAGGAGACGCCGCGCCCGCTCGCCGCGCTCGCCTTCATGTCCGGCTGCTGGCGCGGCGACGCGGGCGTGGACAAGTCGATCGAGGAGCACTGGACGGCCGCGGATTCGGACATGATGCTGGCGACGACGCGCTACCTCGACGACAACACGGGGCGGACGCGCGCGTGGGAGCTGAGCCGCATCGTGGCCGACTCGGCGGGGATTGCGCTCCTTCCCGCGCCGCGCGGCGAGCAGCGGGGCCGCTTCCGCCTGACCGCCAGCGCGCCCGGCGACGCGCGCTTCGAGGACCCGGCGCACGACTTCCCCAGGCGCATCCTCTACCGCCGCGTCGACGCGCGCCACCTGGCCGTCCGCATCGACGCCGGCGAGAACGACCGCGAGGCGCAGGAGTGGCGGCTGGAGCTCGTCGCCTGCCCGGCGCCGCGGTAG
- a CDS encoding P-loop NTPase fold protein — MLQDSGGFWAINNVRYLRAAIIPDAPTPGIAGLEEALRLQIASRQPEVIRLAAEMMWMLFLFPRSLAPKRKRELIGTVWGWSKAKLDLSNSLLSDAVMAGVGDAGRAFNTHRDREFEALVEVTIALKEAGSSITSISPRQFGELIDRVPKAAGRKIRNMLLHLYHPDHYEPIASNTHKRQIVRGFADLLPDGEQPKTKPLIEVDDQLLVIRRKLQERSPDRQVDFYDPLMQAVWNPPAEAAPQKKARRPTMKQAASAAEEAARAAEETAKVAEPDLVAQEADVVEKASEVEQSSATEEHPLPEAANDETRAGVWFANELAQRASLPAPTADLLFASLIHQSSDPEYGSPAAAAVNELMAKSLAARGQTLSPAQVMTAHYAVDPNEVTTVQTGWSPGAALSPILDAADQVRTGVGQPRLQPLSPRHILTVLLRPGPHSVTAILRGLGFDPAELRAALLDSILGRRLGEDPVEWRRLLEIDETPTPDVDIYAGFSTDALRTGDAAGITRKDDRLNVMRDVTALAEVLGARDTKPPLAVGLFGDWGTGKSFFMELLRQEIELLGTQNHEFYCNRVVQVWFNAWHYMESNLWASLAARVFEELAEHIETKWALPKDEREELFKQLQQSQGVLAEAVAEREEATRRLSGIQARQNDRRQQMRDAASAALDEAVATLGKRPEIQEALRDAKKRLGLTAAEADITMVVDEARRLRSLGGRIMALARTLWRRPVFLLLGIALFAALTVGATLLIENADFLSGASQVVATAAAWLAAAAVAVAPVALQVSRGVAWIEDVATRLQQRRDSAQRQRELAINNELDRLKEREREAQARVDALNREIEDLRAGRRLQRFILERHTSAEYRQHLGLVNLIRKDFEQLSKLLIESEKESAASPGGDGKKAVATNVLTVPRQAEADVDVEASAVSNAEDQPATGEGAPAGETKPAPLPRIDRIILYIDDLDRCPEERVVQVLQAVHLLLAFPLFVVVVGVDSRWLLLSLEDHYAALRGSSTRTRDEDGKQERKKSESEWSTTPQNYLEKIFQIPFSLRPMESGGFGQLVTSLLPITEEDEETKDDAEATDDHGGTAHESEVDQQQELDSHEDEEEIDAAADEEMDEEEEVVEDESSDGGDEADAADHAGETDAGDGAGGEAKAKAEEKLIAKPNPLGLTISKGERDFIARLHPLIASPRALKRFTNVYRFLRVQQRGAALDRFRGSDGRAGEFEVVALLLGAVVGYPAEAAHLLRAVLANRDAEWWALVEKLSDAGAEEDAKTRAEAAAAAPSPFAEDGRRTLREALLEVKKSVEIGAHTPRTFANWTREVARFSFQSGRILSIRGAEEEEEEPEESPA, encoded by the coding sequence GTGCTGCAAGACAGCGGAGGCTTCTGGGCCATCAACAATGTCCGCTACCTCCGCGCCGCCATCATTCCCGACGCTCCCACGCCGGGAATCGCGGGACTCGAAGAAGCCCTCCGGCTGCAGATCGCCTCCCGGCAGCCCGAGGTCATCCGCCTCGCGGCCGAGATGATGTGGATGCTTTTCCTGTTCCCGCGGTCCCTGGCGCCAAAGCGGAAACGGGAGCTGATCGGCACGGTGTGGGGATGGTCGAAAGCCAAGCTCGACCTGAGCAATTCCCTGCTGTCCGACGCGGTGATGGCCGGGGTCGGCGACGCGGGCCGGGCATTCAACACGCATCGCGACCGTGAGTTCGAGGCGTTGGTCGAGGTCACGATCGCCCTGAAGGAGGCGGGAAGCAGCATCACTTCGATCTCTCCCCGGCAGTTCGGAGAACTGATCGATCGCGTTCCGAAAGCCGCCGGGCGCAAGATCCGGAACATGCTGCTTCACCTGTACCATCCGGACCATTACGAGCCGATCGCCTCGAACACGCACAAGCGCCAGATCGTCAGGGGGTTCGCGGATCTGCTGCCCGATGGCGAGCAGCCGAAAACCAAGCCGTTGATCGAAGTCGACGATCAGCTCCTCGTCATCCGCCGCAAGCTGCAGGAGCGGTCTCCCGACAGGCAGGTCGACTTCTACGATCCGCTGATGCAGGCGGTCTGGAACCCGCCCGCCGAGGCCGCGCCGCAAAAGAAGGCGCGCAGGCCGACGATGAAGCAGGCGGCCAGCGCGGCGGAGGAAGCGGCCAGGGCGGCGGAGGAAACGGCGAAGGTGGCCGAGCCGGATCTCGTCGCGCAGGAAGCGGACGTGGTCGAGAAGGCAAGCGAGGTCGAGCAGTCTTCGGCCACGGAGGAACACCCCCTGCCGGAGGCGGCGAACGACGAGACGCGGGCGGGCGTGTGGTTCGCGAACGAGCTTGCACAACGTGCGAGCCTCCCCGCGCCAACTGCGGACCTCCTCTTCGCCAGCCTGATCCACCAGTCCTCGGACCCGGAATACGGCTCGCCGGCCGCGGCCGCGGTCAACGAGCTGATGGCCAAGTCGCTCGCCGCGCGCGGGCAGACTCTGTCTCCCGCGCAGGTGATGACGGCTCACTACGCGGTCGATCCGAACGAAGTGACGACCGTGCAGACCGGGTGGTCGCCGGGCGCGGCACTGTCGCCCATCCTCGACGCCGCCGACCAGGTTCGCACGGGGGTAGGCCAGCCGCGGCTGCAGCCACTTTCGCCACGCCACATCCTCACCGTCCTGCTCCGTCCCGGCCCACACTCCGTCACCGCCATCCTCCGCGGACTGGGCTTCGATCCCGCGGAGCTTCGCGCGGCGCTGCTCGACTCCATCCTCGGGCGGCGGCTGGGCGAAGACCCCGTGGAATGGCGGCGCCTGCTCGAGATCGACGAGACGCCCACGCCGGACGTGGACATCTACGCCGGCTTCAGCACCGACGCGCTGCGGACCGGCGACGCGGCGGGGATCACCCGCAAGGACGACCGGCTGAACGTGATGCGCGACGTCACCGCGCTGGCCGAGGTGCTCGGCGCGCGGGACACCAAGCCGCCGCTGGCCGTGGGCCTGTTCGGCGACTGGGGGACGGGGAAGAGCTTCTTCATGGAGCTGCTGCGGCAGGAGATCGAGCTGCTCGGCACGCAGAACCACGAGTTCTACTGCAACCGCGTGGTGCAGGTGTGGTTCAACGCCTGGCACTACATGGAGTCGAACCTGTGGGCCAGCCTGGCCGCGCGCGTGTTCGAGGAGCTGGCGGAGCACATCGAGACCAAGTGGGCGCTGCCGAAGGACGAGCGCGAGGAGCTGTTCAAGCAGCTGCAGCAGAGCCAGGGCGTGCTGGCCGAGGCCGTGGCCGAGCGCGAGGAGGCCACCCGTCGGCTGAGCGGCATCCAGGCGCGGCAGAACGACCGGCGGCAGCAGATGCGGGACGCGGCGTCGGCCGCGCTCGACGAAGCGGTCGCCACGCTGGGGAAACGGCCCGAGATCCAGGAAGCGCTGCGCGACGCCAAGAAGCGCCTGGGGCTGACCGCCGCCGAGGCCGACATCACCATGGTCGTCGACGAGGCGCGGCGCCTCCGCTCGCTCGGCGGGCGAATCATGGCGCTCGCCCGCACGCTGTGGCGCAGGCCGGTGTTCCTGCTGCTCGGCATCGCCCTCTTCGCCGCGCTCACCGTCGGCGCCACGCTGCTGATCGAGAACGCCGATTTCCTGAGCGGGGCGTCGCAGGTGGTGGCGACCGCGGCGGCGTGGCTGGCGGCCGCGGCGGTGGCCGTGGCGCCCGTGGCGCTGCAGGTGTCGCGCGGCGTGGCGTGGATCGAGGACGTGGCCACGCGGCTGCAGCAACGCCGCGACTCCGCGCAGCGGCAGCGAGAGCTCGCCATCAACAACGAGCTGGACCGCCTGAAGGAGCGCGAGCGCGAGGCGCAGGCCCGCGTCGACGCGCTGAACCGCGAGATCGAGGACCTGCGCGCGGGGCGGCGGCTGCAGCGCTTCATCCTCGAACGCCACACCTCGGCCGAGTACCGCCAGCACCTGGGGCTGGTGAACCTGATCCGCAAGGACTTCGAGCAGCTCAGCAAGCTCCTGATCGAGTCCGAGAAGGAGAGCGCCGCCTCGCCGGGAGGTGATGGGAAGAAGGCGGTCGCCACGAACGTCCTGACGGTTCCGCGACAGGCCGAAGCGGACGTCGACGTGGAGGCATCAGCCGTCTCGAACGCGGAGGATCAGCCGGCGACCGGCGAGGGCGCGCCCGCGGGCGAGACGAAGCCGGCGCCGCTCCCCAGGATCGACCGCATCATCCTCTACATCGACGACCTGGACCGCTGCCCTGAGGAGCGCGTGGTGCAGGTGCTCCAGGCGGTGCACCTGCTGCTGGCCTTCCCCCTCTTCGTGGTCGTCGTCGGCGTCGACTCGCGCTGGCTGCTGCTGTCGCTGGAGGATCACTACGCCGCGCTCCGCGGCAGCTCCACCCGCACGCGCGACGAAGACGGCAAGCAGGAGAGGAAGAAGTCCGAGTCCGAGTGGAGCACCACGCCGCAGAACTACCTGGAGAAGATCTTCCAGATCCCCTTCTCCCTGCGGCCGATGGAGTCCGGCGGCTTCGGCCAGCTCGTCACCTCCCTCCTCCCGATCACCGAGGAGGACGAGGAGACGAAGGACGACGCCGAGGCCACCGACGACCATGGCGGCACGGCGCACGAATCAGAGGTCGATCAGCAGCAGGAGCTCGATTCTCACGAGGACGAGGAGGAGATCGACGCTGCGGCGGACGAGGAGATGGACGAGGAAGAGGAGGTCGTGGAAGACGAATCGTCGGACGGCGGCGACGAGGCCGATGCGGCGGATCACGCGGGTGAGACCGACGCGGGAGATGGCGCCGGTGGCGAGGCTAAGGCGAAAGCCGAGGAGAAGCTGATCGCGAAGCCGAACCCGCTGGGGCTCACCATCAGCAAGGGCGAGCGCGACTTCATCGCCAGGCTGCACCCGCTGATCGCGTCGCCGCGCGCGCTGAAGCGCTTCACCAACGTGTACCGCTTCCTGCGCGTGCAGCAGCGCGGCGCCGCGCTCGACCGTTTCCGCGGCAGCGACGGCCGCGCGGGCGAGTTCGAGGTCGTGGCGCTGCTCCTCGGCGCCGTCGTGGGCTACCCGGCCGAGGCCGCGCACCTGCTCCGCGCCGTGCTCGCCAACCGCGACGCGGAGTGGTGGGCGCTGGTGGAGAAGCTCAGCGACGCCGGCGCGGAGGAAGACGCGAAGACGCGCGCCGAAGCGGCCGCCGCCGCGCCGTCCCCGTTCGCCGAGGACGGGCGGCGGACGCTGCGCGAGGCGCTGCTGGAGGTGAAGAAGTCGGTGGAGATCGGCGCTCACACGCCCCGCACCTTCGCGAACTGGACGCGCGAGGTGGCGCGCTTCTCCTTCCAGTCCGGCCGCATCCTCTCCATCCGCGGCGCGGAGGAAGAAGAGGAGGAGCCGGAGGAGAGCCCGGCGTAA